A genomic region of Raphanus sativus cultivar WK10039 chromosome 6, ASM80110v3, whole genome shotgun sequence contains the following coding sequences:
- the LOC108809316 gene encoding glucosidase 2 subunit beta, producing MSRNNIKLLQCVSSFLFAVVSVNCSTTPLVGVHPLDEKYFESDIIRCKDGSKSFPRDRLNDNFCDCLDGTDEPGTSACPNGKFYCRNTGSSPEFVYSSRVNDRICDCCDGSDEYESSITCPNTCIMGGNVNYVYKPRTYRKSIDRQLGSATTDPNRSLTIANLQDIVKNLQGMKLVFAVQMVLIGFLVILWMLRRRARSSKRRRYLLKSLHPNRSG from the exons ATGTCGAGAAACAATATTAAGCTGCTGCAATGCGTGTCGTCTTTTTTATTCGCCGTCGTCTCCGTCAATTGCTCAACCACTCCCCTCGTCGGAGTTCATCCATTAG ATGAGAAATACTTCGAGTCAGATATAATCAGATGCAAAGATGGCTCCAAATCATTCCCTAGAGACCGTCTCAACGACAACTTCTGCGACTGTCTCGACGGTACCGATGAGCCTG GAACTTCGGCTTGTCCGAACGGCAAATTCTACTGTCGGAATACAGGAAGTTCTCCAGAGTTTGTTTACTCTTCTCGTGTGAACGATCGAATCTGTG ATTGTTGCGATGGAAGTGACGAGTACGAGAGTAGTATTACTTGTCCCAACACGTGTATAATGGGCGGTAACGTTAACTACGTCTACAAACCTAGAACCTACCGTAAATCTATCGACAGGCAACTCGGTTCTGCAACAACCGATCCAAATAGATCGTTAACCATTGCGAATCTTCAAGACATTGTCAAGAATCTCCAAG GTATGAAGCTTGTCTTCGCAGTTCAGATGGTTTTGATCGGTTTCTTGGTGATCTTGTGGATGCTTAGGCGTCGTGCTCGGTCTTCTAAGAGGAGACGTTATCTGCTGAAGAGTCTGCATCCCAATAGATCAGGCTAA
- the LOC108805622 gene encoding transcription factor VOZ2 — protein sequence MSNYPKMTCVSSSHQNLMEKLMQLQERFSHLQAARREGRLNDHALLEAQISQNLREWQAELSAPSPESSLLGGSISQFSEEIARLLKLNDEEDDATSTLKEHAAPPKPDAFDQSLCSPGHLEWTAEPFDQSSFDVNFLSGFEDDVNNSETHGQQLHCAFQEFDPSINTAPDFHAQKLSHLDITSQLDYHLSEVRQEFNNTPSSVKLDVSDESEFTTPSSVRVPPSAFLGPKCALWDCTRPAHGSDWYMDYCSDYHGNLALNEDSPGTAPVLRPGGISLKDNLLIDALRAKTLGKNVGIPVCEGAVNTKCPWNAAELFHLELVEGETIREWLFFDKPRRAYDSGNRKQRSLTDYNGRGWHESRKQLMKEQEGQKRSYYMDPQPPGPFEWHLFEYQINESDACALYRLELKLTNGKKSPKGRVAKDPLADLQKKMEKMGQLTPEVASDKPSPPTKSRAKAAKGVKAATGNLTQETTVPATAASTYGPNNEP from the exons ATGTCAAACTATCCGAAGATGACATGCGTATCATCATCGCATCAGAATCTAATGGAGAAGCTAATGCAACTCCAGGAGAGGTTCTCCCATCTCCAAGCCGCCAGGAGAGAAGGGAGGCTTAACGATCACGCCCTTCTCGAAGCGCAAATCTCTCAGAATCTCCGTGAGTGGCAGGCTGAACTCAGCGCTCCGTCTCCTGAATCTTCTCTTCTG GGTGGAAGTATTAGTCAGTTTTCTGAGGAGATTGCTCGTCTGCTGAAGCTTAATGATGAAGAGGATGATGCTACTAGTACGCTCAAGGAACACGCTGCACCACCAAAGCCTGACGCTTTCGATCAGAGCTTGTGTTCTCCAGGACACTTGGAGTGGACAGCTGAGCCATTCGATCAAAGCTCTTTCGATGTGAATTTCTTGAGTGGTTTTGAG GATGATGTTAATAACTCGGAAACACATGGCCAGCAACTCCACTGTGCATTTCAAGAGTTTGATCCAAGCATAAACACCGCTCCTGATTTCCATGCCCAAAAACTCAGCCACTTGGATATAACTTCTCAGCTCGATTACCATCTCTCAGAAGTGCGCCAGGAATTCAACAACACCCCTTCTTCCGTTAAGCTTGATGTTTCCGACGAGTCTGAATTCACTACTCCATCAAGTGTCCGTGTGCCTCCTTCTGCCTTTCTGGGACCAAAGTGTGCACTATGGGATTGCACAAGGCCTGCTCATGGATCTGACTGGTACATGGACTACTGCAGTGACTACCATGGGAATCTAGCTCTGAATGAAGATTCCCCTGGCACAGCACCTGTTTTAAGACCTGGGGGGATTAGTCTGAAAGACAATCTCTTGATTGATGCTCTTCGTGCAAAGACTCTGGGTAAGAATGTTGGCATCCCGGTGTGTGAAGGAGCTGTTAACACAAAATGCCCATGGAACGCAGCAG AGCTATTTCATCTTGAGCTGGTTGAGGGAGAAACAATCAGAGAATGGCTCTTCTTCGACAAACCCAGAAGAGCATATGACAGCGGAAACCGAAAGCAAAGATCACTTACAGATTACAACGGACGAGGCTGGCATGAATCAAGGAAACAGCTGATGAAAGAGCAAGAAGGCCAGAAAAGATCTTACTACATGGATCCACAGCCTCCTGGTCCCTTCGAGTGGCATCTCTTTGAGTACCAGATCAATGAGTCCGATGCCTGCGCCTTGTACCGACTAGAGCTCAAGTTGACAAACGGAAAGAAGAGTCCTAAGGGAAGAGTCGCAAAAGACCCTCTGGCTGATCTgcagaagaagatggagaagatggGACAGTTGACACCTGAGGTGGCTTCAGACAAACCGTCGCCTCCAACAAAAAGTCGTGCAAAGGCTGCCAAAGGAGTTAAAGCAGCAACTGGCAATCTAACTCAAGAGACTACAGTTCCTGCAACAGCAGCTTCAACGTATGGGCCAAACAATGAGCCGTGA
- the LOC130496970 gene encoding zinc finger protein 11 has translation MNHYKNYEAGLIPWPPKNYTCSFCRREFRSAQALGGHMNVHRRDRAKLRQIPSWLFEPHHHTPVRNPNPSLNSSSSSSSSSSSSSSSSITLAHHEPSLINQISKTTPFSPTRFDVLDYTTSYGGLMVEKEKNNSNVCSRDRRNRAIDSSRAAKCEISRGDLMNKKDGVMGLELGMSLRNPKQVLDLELRLGCL, from the coding sequence ATGAATCACTACAAGAACTACGAAGCAGGGCTGATTCCATGGCCTCCCAAAAACTACACTTGCAGCTTCTGCAGGAGAGAGTTCAGATCTGCTCAAGCACTTGGAGGTCACATGAATGTTCACAGAAGAGACAGAGCAAAACTCAGACAGATACCTTCTTGGCTCTTTGAACCTCACCATCACACACCTGTTCGCAACCCTAACCCAAGtcttaactcttcttcttcttcttcttcttcttcttcttcttcttcttcttcttcaataaCGCTAGCTCATCATGAGCCTTCCCTAATCAACCAGATCTCCAAAACGACTCCTTTTTCTCCTACCCGGTTCGATGTTTTGGATTATACTACTAGCTATGGAGGTTTGATGGTGGAAAAAGAGAAGAACAACAGCAATGTATGTAGCAGAGATCGCAGGAATCGTGCCATTGATTCAAGTCGTGCTGCAAAATGTGAGATAAGTCGTGGAGATCTGATGAACAAGAAAGATGGAGTCATGGGGTTGGAGCTTGGGATGAGTTTGAGGAATCCAAAACAGGTTCTTGATTTGGAGCTTCGACTTGGGTGCCTttaa